The nucleotide window TCGGCAGCATTTCTTTTCTTTTGCTCACCATCAACTTCTCGACCCAACTTCTTTTCTTCAGATATTACATCTGCCTCTATTCTTGCTATTTTTTTATCAAGATCCGCAACCTTTTTATCAATATCAGCTATTTTCTTTTCTTCCCGTTCAATTTCTCTATACTTAGAACTTATGGTAGCTGTTGACTTTGTTCTACCTATATTTGCTTGAGCTGAGAGGATTTTTTTCTTGTGTGAAAGGATTTTTCCAAGCTCAGTTGCTTTAGAAATCCTAAGTTTATTTAACTCTTCTTTTTTTCTTTTGATTTTCCTTCGATATGTTTCAATGAGCGACATAATCTGCGACCTCCCTAAATTTAATTTCAACATTAATAATATACTGAATATTCTAAACACCTAAACTTTTTTTGCAAACATACGTTCTAAATCATTATAACTAAAAAGACAGTTCCACATTATGTTATAGGAACTGCCTTCTACAGTTTATTCTTGGGTTGTCCACTTACTGAGTAGTCCTCGTATGTTATTAGTTTTTATCAATGAGTTGATTTACAATGCCAAGTATTGTTTCATTGTTTGTTTGCCTTGTATAGGTAACGCTGATTCCTTTTTTGCTCAACATATCGCCTAAATCACCCAAATTTGTTTGTCCTTTATATTTATCCTTAAATTCTTCTTCTTTAACCATCTTAAAGAGTTTATTTGCAGCCTGTATTTTATGATCCTCTGTACCTCTAAGATCTTGCTTTTTCTTTACTCCTTTACTCTCAACAACTAGGTTAATTGTAGGTTTTCCTACTTTATCCTTAATTACATACATGAAATCTGGACTGTACGTACTTCCATCAATGAAAGGTATTTGCATGGTGCGTTTTGGAATTTTCCCAAATACCTCGACACTACTGATATTCTCACTTATATTGTTTTCCTCAATTTCGGAATCAAATAAGATAGTATCATACAAGTAGTTTTCTAATGGTGTTCCTTTTCTTTCATTCACACCTAAATAAGCAGAAGTCTTTACATAATCCCTCGGATTCCCATTTTCTTCAGTTAGTTCTGTAGGATGAACGGTTGTATTTGGTAATTGTCTATAAGAATATATTTTCAATAGTTCATCATAAATTCGCTGTTTAAAATAAACAGAAAAACTTCTTACAGTATCCTTTGTAAAAAAAGCATTTTCTATCTTTTTCAGTTTCGATGCTTTTACTATTCCTTGATGAATTAAAGGTATAGCAAGATTTGTACTTTCTGCTACCGCTTTTAAAAATATTCCATAATTAAAAGTATCATCAACTGAACTATCTATTGAATCTAGCGTCATATTAAAAATTAATTCACCCTGCACCATTTCTGATATTTCTCTTTTCGTTCGTCTAACAGTTTTATTTATCATGTCCTCAGTGATTACATCCGAAACTATACCAATGAGTATATCGTCTTCAATGGTGTCAAAGTGTAGATAGTATTTTTCATTTAGCTGTTCCCACAAATTCTTTAACTTCATGTAATTATCCTTACGAATGGCAACCTTTTGGTTTTTATCAACATTTCTGTCTCGTATTCTATTCTTATCAAGTTTATTGAAAATTTCAGGGTATTCATTGATGAATTCTTGTAGCTTGTCCGTTTTTATCTCTCTTTCGAACGAAATAAAACCTTTGCCCATAAGTTCGATAACAACTTCTTCTTTACTTACGCCTTTATTTGTAGCAATTTTTTCAATTTGTTCAGATGTAAGAACCTTTTGTTCAAAAGATGTATCCCCATAAATTTCCTTTTCTAACTTTTTTACAAAGTCCTTTTCTGTAAAGTCTACAATATAATTCAGCGTAAAGGTTTCATTTTCAATCCTATTTCCAGTTTCATCAACCGGCAGGCGTAATCCTCGTCCTATTTCTTGCAATTTGCTGTTATCACTTCCACTAGAACGTAACTTAGCAATCGTAAAGATATTGGGATTGTCCCATCCTTCTTTTAGTGTCCATTTTGAGAAGATAAAGCGTGTTGTATTAGCTTTACCATCCTTATCTACTAGGCTCAAGAGTTTTTCCTTCTCAAAAAGAATTGTATTAACTTCTTTTTCGATTTCTTCTTCCGTCGAAACATTGTCTTGAGAGAAATATCCAGCATGAGATTCTTTAATATTTGCAAGCGACTCTTCAAGATAGTTCCTATATTCTATCTCCGAGTCATCACACTTTTTGAACTCTTCCTTCAGTTTCCTCCTTAATTCTTCTTCAAAGATATGCTTTAAATAAGGCTCTTTTATATCATTATCTCGATATGAGTAGATATCATCAATAAAGAATAAGGCTAATGTTTTGATCTTGAACTTCCGTTTGAAGTTTTCTCGTTCTGTCTCAAAATGTCTTTTTAAGGCTAGCCTTATTGATTCCCTAACGTAAGAAGTAGCAAACACATCCGCAAAGAATACATCTCCTGTGAACTTTTCTTCCCCATTGCTTAAATTCACCTTAGTAGCCAATATACCCTCTATTGTAATACCTGAAAGTTTTGGGGAGAGTAAACTCAACGAATCATGTACTTTCAAATCTTTTGTTGTTTTAATAGTCTGATTTTGTTCATTTAAAGCTGTTTTTTGAAATCGAACAAACTCGCCCTTCTTCATTGTTAAAATTTTATATGCTTCTTCTTCATTACCTGGACTTTCAACATGCTCTTTTGCTACACCTTTAATCAGGTTTTGTTCAAATGCCTTATGAATATTTAAGTCGTATATTAAGTTTTGGTAATCCTTTACTTCAACTTTATTTCTACCTCTACCAATGAATTTACTAGGAAAGGTGGCACCAAAACGTATAATCAGCTGTGGTTTTACTTGTTCCTCAATAAATTTGAATGTAGCATTTTCACGGCTAAAACGATGTGGTTCATCAATTATTGTAATTGGTCTGGTGGCAGAAATGGCATCAATCGGTCTATAATAGCCTTCTATATGGGAATCGTAATCATTCCGTACCAATACACCATTCTTGCTTTCTTTTAAATGTTGCATATTAACTAACAATACTTCAATCGTATTTCTCTGGAGATTTGATGAGGTTACGAAATCACGAATGCTGTTAGGCATATATTTTTTTGAACCCTTTTTTGTCTTAATACTTTCAACTGTTCTTAGCTTTATTTCTGTTTTATAACCACAAACGTTTTTAAAATGATTAATATTGCTTTGTATTTTCATAAAGTTTGCAGTTCCAGCCTTAATTGCCAATGAGGGAACTGCTACAATGAACTTTTTGAACCCATACAATTTATTTAGTTCATAAATGGTCTTGGTATATACATAAGTTTTACCTGTACCTGTCTCCATTTTTATATCAACATTCAAATAATCTGTTTCACCCTGACTTACTCCCTGCATACTGGATGGGAGATCATCCTGCAACCTTTTTATGTTTTGATACAAATATGGACTTTTTAAATCAATGATTGGATTTTCAATACTTTTCATAGGTTTTTGTATACCGACATTTGAGAATATTGAACAAAGCCTCTCAATCGGAATCGTTTGGTGTGATAAATTTCTCTTTAAAATCAAATCCAACTTTGTTCACCTCAATATCGTTTAATTAAAGATACTTCAATACTTTTTTCTTCATTTCTTAACTGCTTTAAATTCGTTTCAAGTTGAGTCAAAACGTTAAAATCTGTAAAGTTATAACCATATAGAACTACATTAGTGGGATTGAAGTTTTTATCCTCGACTATTTGGGATAAAAGAGTATCTATATGCTGTTGTGATAACCCTTTATCGAGTAAATAGAGATAATCACCTACATAATAACCAATATACCCACCAAGATTAATTTCTTCTACTGAGGGGGTTAAACCATGTCCATCTTGATTCATCCAAGTTGTTATAATCGTTTCTTTATCGAATTCGACTTCTAACTCGGATGCTAATAGGTTAGGATCAAATTCCTTAATTTGATCAATAACGTTTTCATTCAATGCTTTTGCATAGTAATGTTTAAAGCCATAATCAAAATCCGCACCTGTACTCTCTTTTATCACCTGTGCGGCCCGATTAATCCTTTCTCTTCCTATTTCATCTATTGTTTTATAACCATGTCTTTCCGCTACAGAATCCTTTTTTACAGGTTCATTAATTTGCACCATGATATATTTGAAATCACCTTCATTATTAGCATTTAATTGCATAACTGAATGGGCTGTTGTACCCGAACCCGCGAAGAA belongs to Mesobacillus subterraneus and includes:
- a CDS encoding type III restriction-modification system endonuclease, producing MDLILKRNLSHQTIPIERLCSIFSNVGIQKPMKSIENPIIDLKSPYLYQNIKRLQDDLPSSMQGVSQGETDYLNVDIKMETGTGKTYVYTKTIYELNKLYGFKKFIVAVPSLAIKAGTANFMKIQSNINHFKNVCGYKTEIKLRTVESIKTKKGSKKYMPNSIRDFVTSSNLQRNTIEVLLVNMQHLKESKNGVLVRNDYDSHIEGYYRPIDAISATRPITIIDEPHRFSRENATFKFIEEQVKPQLIIRFGATFPSKFIGRGRNKVEVKDYQNLIYDLNIHKAFEQNLIKGVAKEHVESPGNEEEAYKILTMKKGEFVRFQKTALNEQNQTIKTTKDLKVHDSLSLLSPKLSGITIEGILATKVNLSNGEEKFTGDVFFADVFATSYVRESIRLALKRHFETERENFKRKFKIKTLALFFIDDIYSYRDNDIKEPYLKHIFEEELRRKLKEEFKKCDDSEIEYRNYLEESLANIKESHAGYFSQDNVSTEEEIEKEVNTILFEKEKLLSLVDKDGKANTTRFIFSKWTLKEGWDNPNIFTIAKLRSSGSDNSKLQEIGRGLRLPVDETGNRIENETFTLNYIVDFTEKDFVKKLEKEIYGDTSFEQKVLTSEQIEKIATNKGVSKEEVVIELMGKGFISFEREIKTDKLQEFINEYPEIFNKLDKNRIRDRNVDKNQKVAIRKDNYMKLKNLWEQLNEKYYLHFDTIEDDILIGIVSDVITEDMINKTVRRTKREISEMVQGELIFNMTLDSIDSSVDDTFNYGIFLKAVAESTNLAIPLIHQGIVKASKLKKIENAFFTKDTVRSFSVYFKQRIYDELLKIYSYRQLPNTTVHPTELTEENGNPRDYVKTSAYLGVNERKGTPLENYLYDTILFDSEIEENNISENISSVEVFGKIPKRTMQIPFIDGSTYSPDFMYVIKDKVGKPTINLVVESKGVKKKQDLRGTEDHKIQAANKLFKMVKEEEFKDKYKGQTNLGDLGDMLSKKGISVTYTRQTNNETILGIVNQLIDKN